Proteins from a genomic interval of Macrobrachium nipponense isolate FS-2020 chromosome 33, ASM1510439v2, whole genome shotgun sequence:
- the LOC135203212 gene encoding uncharacterized protein LOC135203212 has translation MCFTKMNGPQVEINGVATLCFNEDGTWFQGSITTDDDCQFVIYGTKSARRRMGQEQSSSSDHCGCSPIEEGPGVPVTFDIRVVDCEVGEEYSLKRVHGRNGELCTFSCSSINFTTENVYRGQKADLISKHCLGHKMAGKRTHVYRGPIRLNCVATPRNFHWVM, from the exons ATGTGTTTCACCAAAATGAACGGACCACAAGTAGAAATCAACGGGGTCGCTACCCTATGCTTCAACGAAGACGGCACGTGGTTCCAAGGTTCGATAACCACCGACGATGACTGTCAATTTGTGATTTATGGTACGAAGTCGGCCAGAAGACGAATGGGACAAGAGCAGTCATCCTCGTCTG atcATTGCGGATGTTCCCCAATTGAAGAGGGTCCAGGTGTTCCAGTAACATTCGACATCCGTGTTGTGGACTGCGAAGTGGGAGAAGAGTATTCCCTCAAGAGAGTGCACGGCAGGAATGGTGAACTTTGCACTTTCTCCTGCTCATCCATCAACTTCACTACTGAAAACGTCTACAGAGGTCAGAAGGCCGACCTGATTTCCAAGCACTGTTTAGGTCACAAGATGGCTGGAAAGAGGACTCATGTTTACCGCGGACCGATCAGGCTCAACTGCGTCGCCACCCCCCGCAATTTCCACTGGGTCATGTGA